In the Patescibacteria group bacterium genome, one interval contains:
- a CDS encoding nucleotidyltransferase domain-containing protein — MFEIKSQVTVKILGYFFLNRNKQNYINELAKILEIDPGNIDKKLKELEREGILASELRGNQKYYFLNKDFSLLKEVERLYNFKYGFGKIIADAIMEVDGVKEVYIFGSYAKGGFGDESDIDLLLVGDQSAIGARKKLAKIEKQIGREINIVNLTKKELIKKKSNKDEFISNIFANKIIKIL, encoded by the coding sequence ATGTTTGAAATAAAATCACAGGTAACGGTCAAAATATTGGGTTATTTCTTCTTGAATCGCAATAAGCAGAATTACATCAATGAATTGGCGAAAATATTAGAGATTGATCCGGGAAATATTGATAAGAAGTTGAAGGAATTGGAGCGAGAGGGTATTTTGGCTAGCGAATTAAGGGGTAATCAGAAATACTACTTTTTAAACAAAGATTTTTCCTTACTGAAAGAAGTCGAACGGCTTTATAATTTTAAATACGGCTTTGGCAAGATTATTGCCGATGCGATCATGGAGGTTGATGGAGTGAAAGAGGTTTATATTTTTGGTTCTTATGCCAAAGGTGGCTTTGGCGACGAGAGTGATATTGATTTATTATTGGTCGGTGATCAATCGGCAATCGGAGCGCGGAAAAAATTAGCCAAGATTGAAAAGCAGATTGGACGGGAGATAAATATTGTTAATTTAACCAAGAAAGAGTTGATTAAGAAAAAAAGCAACAAAGATGAATTTATAAGCAATATTTTTGCAAATAAAATAATCAAAATCTTATGA
- a CDS encoding response regulator has protein sequence MSNREKKIIIVDDDLLIVDLYKKGLFFAGFQVISANNGKEGYKKILAQRPDLIITDIVMPWYDGFYLIEKVKKDKNVSAIPLIAFSNLDSQEDKKEAMELGADLFLLKTTMTPSDLVKKIEEILK, from the coding sequence ATGAGCAATCGAGAAAAAAAGATTATTATCGTTGATGACGATCTTTTAATAGTAGATTTGTATAAAAAGGGATTATTTTTTGCCGGGTTTCAAGTAATCTCAGCAAATAATGGCAAGGAGGGCTACAAAAAAATTCTAGCTCAGAGACCAGACTTGATTATCACAGATATTGTCATGCCTTGGTATGATGGTTTTTATTTGATTGAAAAAGTCAAAAAAGACAAAAATGTTTCCGCAATTCCCTTGATTGCTTTTTCAAATCTGGATAGTCAGGAGGACAAAAAAGAAGCTATGGAACTGGGTGCAGATTTGTTTCTATTGAAAACAACGATGACGCCCAGTGATTTGGTGAAAAAAATAGAGGAAATACTAAAGTAA
- the uvrA gene encoding excinuclease ABC subunit UvrA: MAKKTIKETEVALTNSTPGNFIRVKGARVHNLKNIDINIPRDKFVVITGLSGSGKSSLAFDTIYAEGQRRYVESLSAYARQFVGLMDKPDADSIEGLSPAISIDQKTAPHNPRSTVGTITEIYDYLRLLYARIGVPHCPECGKKIEQFTIDEINEQITKNYLGKNIIILAPIIKDKKGEHKNLLTSIEKAGYSKVRFDNAIYTIEEFADKTVDKNKKHTLEIVIDRPTVSKDKEDKARLAEAIEHATKFGEGLVNVLDVDTDKTRTYSQLYACPTCDISLPELEPRNFSFNSPHGACPECGGLGTKLEIEQKLIFNPNLTIAQGGIKPWSHNSASNQTWLMRILGTVAQKNGFDLNTPIKDLTKKQLEIVMYGTGDKNYDIEYESNRFSGEMATSFEGVIPNLERRYKQTESDYTRKEIEQYMRVLKCPECNGKRLKREILGVKVADLSISDVSGMPLGEAKTFFETLSESTTLSARDKKISVQIFKEIISRLEFLLNVGLSYLTLDRSANTLSGGEAQRIRLANQIGTKLVGVLYILDEPSIGLHQRDNQKLIQTIKNLRDIGNTIIVVEHDEDTMEASDWLIDIGPGAGVHGGEVMAQGTPAEVMANPNSITGQYLSGKKSIPGPKTYRPGNKMAIKITGAREHNLKNIDVSFPLGKFIAITGVSGSGKSTLMTDILATALNKKFYRAKAEPGAHTSIEGLQYIDKVINIDQSAIGRTPRSNPATYTGAFTPIRDLFASLPEAKIKGYKAGRFSFNVTGGRCEACAGDGMVKIEMQFLPDVYVECDVCHGHRYNKEALSIEYKGKNISDVLNMTIEEGMRFFKNIPAIHQKLATLNEVGLGYIKLGQSATTLSGGEAQRVKLSTELARRSTGKTLYILDEPTTGLHFDDIKRLLEVLNKLVDKGNTVLVIEHNLDVIKSVDWVIDMGPEGGNKGGYIVAQGTPVDVTKVKESYTGQYLKKVIK, encoded by the coding sequence ATGGCTAAGAAAACTATAAAAGAGACAGAAGTCGCTTTGACAAATAGCACACCAGGAAATTTTATTCGCGTCAAAGGTGCGCGTGTGCACAATCTCAAGAATATTGATATCAATATCCCCCGCGACAAATTTGTCGTAATTACCGGCCTATCCGGTTCGGGCAAGTCTTCTTTGGCCTTTGACACTATTTACGCCGAAGGACAGCGCCGTTATGTCGAGTCTTTATCTGCTTATGCCCGTCAATTTGTCGGTCTCATGGACAAACCTGATGCGGACTCTATCGAGGGTCTCTCCCCTGCGATTTCCATTGATCAAAAAACCGCCCCTCACAATCCTCGCTCAACCGTCGGCACCATTACCGAAATTTACGACTACTTACGCTTATTATACGCCCGCATCGGCGTCCCGCACTGTCCAGAATGCGGCAAAAAGATTGAGCAATTCACCATTGATGAAATCAACGAACAAATCACCAAAAATTATTTAGGCAAAAATATCATCATTTTAGCGCCGATTATTAAGGACAAAAAAGGCGAACACAAAAATCTTTTGACCAGCATTGAGAAAGCCGGCTACTCCAAGGTCCGTTTTGATAATGCTATTTATACTATTGAAGAATTTGCTGACAAAACAGTTGACAAGAATAAGAAACACACTCTGGAAATCGTCATTGACCGCCCGACCGTCTCCAAAGACAAGGAAGATAAGGCGCGTTTGGCGGAGGCAATTGAACATGCGACTAAATTCGGTGAGGGCTTGGTCAATGTTTTAGACGTTGATACTGACAAAACACGCACCTATTCTCAATTATATGCCTGCCCGACTTGCGACATCAGCTTGCCAGAATTGGAACCCCGCAATTTCTCTTTCAATTCTCCCCATGGCGCATGTCCTGAATGTGGTGGCCTGGGCACAAAACTAGAAATCGAACAAAAACTGATTTTCAATCCCAATTTAACCATCGCCCAGGGCGGCATCAAACCTTGGTCGCACAATAGTGCTTCGAATCAAACCTGGCTCATGCGCATCCTAGGCACTGTTGCCCAAAAGAATGGTTTTGATTTAAATACACCCATTAAAGATCTAACCAAAAAACAATTAGAAATCGTGATGTACGGCACCGGTGATAAAAATTATGATATTGAATACGAGAGTAACCGCTTCTCCGGCGAAATGGCAACTAGTTTTGAAGGTGTCATTCCTAATCTTGAACGACGTTACAAACAAACCGAATCGGATTACACTCGCAAGGAAATCGAGCAATATATGCGCGTCTTGAAATGTCCTGAGTGTAATGGCAAACGTTTGAAGCGCGAAATCCTCGGTGTTAAGGTGGCCGACTTGTCTATTTCCGACGTCAGTGGCATGCCCTTGGGCGAGGCAAAAACTTTTTTCGAGACCTTGAGCGAATCAACTACCCTATCCGCCCGTGACAAGAAAATTTCGGTGCAGATTTTCAAAGAAATTATCTCTCGTTTAGAATTTTTACTTAACGTTGGTTTGAGTTATCTAACATTAGATCGTTCCGCCAATACTCTATCCGGCGGTGAAGCCCAACGCATCAGATTAGCCAATCAAATCGGCACAAAACTAGTTGGTGTCTTATATATTCTCGACGAACCATCAATCGGTCTCCACCAACGAGACAACCAAAAATTGATTCAAACCATCAAAAACCTACGTGATATCGGTAACACCATCATCGTGGTCGAACACGATGAAGATACTATGGAAGCTTCTGACTGGCTCATCGACATCGGACCTGGCGCTGGCGTTCACGGTGGCGAAGTAATGGCGCAAGGCACACCGGCCGAAGTCATGGCCAACCCCAATTCCATCACTGGCCAATACTTATCTGGCAAAAAATCTATTCCCGGACCAAAAACTTATCGCCCAGGCAATAAAATGGCCATCAAAATCACCGGCGCGCGCGAACACAATCTTAAAAATATAGATGTCAGTTTTCCATTAGGTAAATTTATTGCTATCACTGGTGTTTCCGGCTCAGGTAAATCAACCTTGATGACTGACATCCTAGCCACTGCCTTGAATAAAAAGTTCTACCGTGCCAAAGCCGAACCGGGAGCCCACACCAGCATCGAAGGTTTACAATATATTGATAAAGTAATCAATATCGATCAATCCGCCATCGGCCGCACTCCCCGCTCCAACCCAGCGACTTACACCGGCGCCTTCACTCCAATCAGAGATTTATTTGCGAGCCTACCCGAAGCCAAAATCAAAGGCTACAAAGCTGGTCGCTTCTCCTTCAACGTCACTGGTGGCCGCTGCGAAGCTTGCGCCGGCGATGGCATGGTCAAAATCGAAATGCAATTCCTGCCTGATGTTTACGTCGAATGCGATGTTTGCCATGGACACAGATACAACAAAGAAGCCTTAAGCATCGAATACAAGGGCAAGAATATTTCCGATGTCCTTAATATGACCATCGAAGAAGGCATGCGCTTCTTCAAAAATATTCCCGCGATTCACCAAAAATTAGCGACACTAAATGAAGTCGGACTTGGTTATATTAAATTAGGACAATCAGCCACCACTCTGTCTGGTGGTGAAGCCCAACGCGTGAAGCTCTCCACTGAGTTAGCCCGCCGCTCAACCGGCAAGACTTTATATATTCTCGATGAGCCCACTACCGGTCTTCACTTTGACGATATCAAAAGATTATTAGAAGTTCTAAATAAATTAGTTGACAAGGGCAACACCGTCCTCGTCATCGAACACAATCTCGATGTTATCAAATCTGTTGACTGGGTCATCGACATGGGTCCGGAAGGTGGCAACAAAGGTGGCTACATCGTCGCCCAAGGCACGCCGGTTGACGTGACGAAAGTGAAAGAGAGTTATACGGGACAATATTTGAAAAAGGTCATCAAGTAA
- the amrA gene encoding AmmeMemoRadiSam system protein A, translated as MKLNKTQKKELLRIARASAESLVRDGKVAEFKITDEGLKEWKGAFVTLSKNGKLRGCIGQIIASEKPLWRVVSEMAMAACCEDSRFDPVAVDELVELHYEVSVLSAPTRIADWKKIELGKHGVIIRKGTCAGLFLPQVATETGWGRKKFLEELCKQKAGLGKDCYKDSEAVIEVFEAEVFGEEN; from the coding sequence ATGAAATTAAATAAAACTCAAAAAAAAGAATTATTACGAATTGCGCGCGCGTCGGCTGAGAGCTTGGTGCGTGATGGTAAGGTGGCTGAATTTAAAATCACCGATGAAGGTTTGAAGGAATGGAAGGGGGCTTTTGTAACATTGTCAAAAAATGGAAAATTGCGCGGCTGCATCGGTCAAATTATTGCCTCAGAAAAACCGCTTTGGCGTGTTGTGAGCGAGATGGCGATGGCGGCTTGTTGCGAAGATTCACGTTTTGATCCAGTGGCAGTCGATGAGTTAGTAGAGTTGCATTATGAAGTTAGTGTTTTATCTGCGCCGACCAGAATTGCTGATTGGAAAAAGATTGAACTAGGTAAACATGGCGTGATAATTCGTAAAGGCACTTGCGCCGGTCTGTTTTTGCCCCAAGTAGCCACGGAAACGGGTTGGGGTCGGAAGAAATTTTTGGAAGAATTGTGTAAACAGAAAGCTGGACTAGGAAAGGATTGTTATAAAGATTCGGAGGCGGTGATTGAAGTATTTGAGGCGGAAGTGTTTGGGGAAGAAAATTAA
- a CDS encoding YfcE family phosphodiesterase, with amino-acid sequence MKIVIISDIHDNIPNLEKCLQWCRDNTIDQLICCGDVANSETIKYLSEGFKNNIHIIRGNADIYYEEELEYYKNYTDHGRFGKFVLEGFNIGMCHEPEFFSQTEEMCTCNLVFYGHTHRPHIQKKGNTQYINPGTLGGNFFMATFAYWEIETGTFELKILEQI; translated from the coding sequence ATGAAAATAGTCATCATCTCCGACATTCACGACAATATCCCTAATCTCGAAAAATGTTTGCAGTGGTGCCGTGACAATACCATCGATCAGCTTATTTGTTGTGGTGATGTAGCTAATAGTGAAACAATAAAATATTTATCAGAAGGTTTCAAAAATAATATCCACATTATCCGAGGTAATGCGGATATTTATTATGAAGAGGAATTGGAATATTATAAAAATTATACCGACCATGGTCGTTTTGGTAAGTTTGTATTGGAGGGATTTAATATTGGCATGTGCCATGAGCCGGAATTTTTTAGTCAAACGGAAGAAATGTGCACTTGTAACTTAGTTTTTTACGGGCACACGCATCGACCGCATATTCAAAAAAAAGGCAATACTCAATATATAAATCCGGGAACACTGGGGGGTAACTTCTTTATGGCCACCTTTGCTTATTGGGAAATAGAGACTGGGACATTTGAATTGAAAATTTTGGAACAAATTTAA